In Candidatus Manganitrophus morganii, the genomic window AGCCGGCCTGTTGAAAGGATCAAGCGAATGATCGCGCTCAGCGGGGCACGCTTGGTCCGATTTGGAGGGTGGCGCCGACGGTGAAGAGCCGGTCCATTCCGGCCTCTCGGGTCGGGTCATAGGTCCGCCCGGCATTCACCGAGAAATCGAGCCAGCGCCAGCGGTAGCCGAGCGCCGCCCCCGCTTCGTAGCCGATTTTCTCTTTGCCGCTGCCGAGGGCGAGCGCCGGCCCGCCGAAGAAGGAGAGATAGCCGCCGCCCGGCTTGCTCGGATCGAATCGAAGGCCGCCGAGCAGCGAGACCAACGTCGTCGATCCGGCCGAGGCGGCTCCGGCTTCTCCCGTCGTCTCGCCGATCAGGCCGACGCCGATCCCGAGAGAGGGGTGAACAAAGCTGAGGACCGGCCCCCGTTTTTCCAGACCGAGATAGAGGCGCGCGTACGTCGTCGAGGCCCCTTCCTCCGGAAAGGCTTTTCCGATCGACGCGCTCAACACCGGCACGTAGCCGGTGTCGTAGGTGCATTTGGCGGCATCCCCCGAGCCGAACCCGAAACACGATTTCTCGCACCCGGCGGCGAGCGGCCCATGTCCGAACGGCGCCCACTCGGTCAGATGGATCACTTCATGGAGAATCGTCGATTCCAGCGGACCGCAGATCGCGTTCATCGCATCCGGGTAGAGATTGACGGTGGAGCTGAAGAAGCGATTCGCCCGGCCGCACGGGTTGCCCGTTCCCTGGTTGCATTTGATCGTCAGGCCGTTAAATTCATCGAGGATGTTTTCTTTCAACGACTTGGTTTTCACGCAGTTGCTCGTGTGAACTTGGTTGAAGGCGGCTTGGGCCGCCGCTTCGACGGCCGCCTTGTTGTAAGGGGCGGTGTTGCACCCGGATGATGTGGTGACCGAATAACGGGGCGCCGGCGCGGCGGCGCCTCCCCCTCCCGCTTGCCGTTGAAGCGTCGGGGCGGCGCCCCCCTGTTGGACCACATGGGTCAGCTCGTGCGCCAGCAGCTTTTTTCCTTGAGAGGTGTGCGGCGCATATTCCCCTTCGGCGAAGACGACATCCCGCCCGACGGTGTAGGCGAGCGCATCGACCGCGCGGGCCGACGTGACCGCTTTCCGGTCGGTGTGGACTCGCACCGGGCTTAAGTCGTAGCCGAACCGCGGCTCGAAGAAGGCGCGGGTCCCTGAATCGAGCGGGTGGCCCGGCGTGCGGAGAGCTTCGTGGACGATGGGGGGAACGGTGCTTTGGGTGGCGTCGGCCGTCTCGGCCCGTTGGGTTTGCAGATCTGCCTGTCCGGCCTGTTTTGTCCGGCAGGGGGCGCATTCGCCGCCGCAGGAACAGGGGGATGCTTTCTTTGACTCAGGCATCCGCATCACCTGCGCTGCCATCCGATCGGCTTCCTGCTCGTGTTTGTCTCCGGGGGTGCTGATTTTTAGTTTTGTTTGCAGGCGTTGGGTCGATTGGTTTCCGAGGGTTCGTTGTAACTGGAGCAGGGAATGAGGATGTTGAGACGGATATTGCGATCGGAGGTCGTTGGAGGTTCGCCGTAGAGGTTGCTTCTGTTTCTGTGTGAAGATGCGCATCGCCTTCCTCAGATCCTGAGATATTTTCGCCTGGCGGCAGGGGGAATGTCAAAGTAAAGATTCATTCGTCTCTTGATGACATGTCAAAGCGGCAGGTGCATCTCGGAAAGTGCTGCCAGGAGGTCTTGTTCTTGGATTGCTTTCGTCTTTGCGAGAGGAAAATCGTAGGTCCGCCCTGAAGTGGTCAGCTCAAGCCACCACCATTCTCCGCCCATTGTCGTGGTGAAAAGCAAGTAAAAGCCGACGGCGCTGAAACCAAGGACGGCAATGAGGAGCATTCCGGCCATCCGTCCTTGGCTGCCGATGACCATCGGATTCTGGGTGTCGACCAAGCGGGGAATGAAGTAGTAGCCGAAAGTCCCGAAGGAGAGGATCAGGATCAACGCCAGTGCGAGTCCTAACGCCGGGTATTTGACGCGTGATTTTTGATGCAGGCGAACGGAGGTAATTTCGTTGAGTCGAAATTTTTCTTTGAAACCGTTCTCACGCAGAATAATCAATTGTGTTTTCGTAGAGGTCAGTCGGCCGATTTTTCGAATGACCTCTTCTTCGGTAGAGGGAGACACTTCTTTTTCAGGATATTTTACGAATGACCAGGGATTATACATTTAATGTTTCCGCATACTTTCTGTCTTCCGGCAATTCACACAGAGAGGTTCGTCGGTTTAAAAGCGCGCCACCCTTGAAACCAGCCGTGCAGATGCCGGTTGCAGAGAAGCCGCCGGCATCTGCTGCAGATCCCGCCGTCCGCAGTGTCAAATTGCCTGCGGCATTGGTCGCATTCCATCAGGGTGAATGAGCTCGATCCCGACCTGTTCTTCATGTGATGGTGAGTGCCTGTGGCGGTTTACGCGGGCGGGTCGGACTGGAGGAAGTTTGCCGTTGATTCCGTTTCGGGAGAGAGAGTCGCATCGCCGTTCTCGCGGTTTCGGCTATTTTCGCTCGTCGGCATGCATTTTGTCAAAGGAAAGATAGAGATCGGGGGGGCCTCCCGATCGGTTTAGGGCGGGTCTTGTTTGCTTGAAGCGGTCGGCGGAGAAGTCTCATCCGGGTTAGAACTGAAGACTTCCCTGAAAGACGAGTCGATTCGTATCGTCGACGCCTGATTCGCTCCGGGTCCGTTTCTGTATTCCGCCGGTGACGTTGAGGTGAGAAGTGACATAGCGGAGCGCGGCCGTCAGGCCGGTGTAGTCTCCTTCGAGCAAGGTGTCGTTGTTTTGGGTGGTGTTTACCTCTAAGAGGAGCTGCAGTTGTTTTGATTCGGTCAGGGGGAAGAGGGCGCCGAAGTCGACCAGCGTGTGTCTTTCCTCATATGATTTTCCGAAATCGGAGATCATGATTCCGGCGTCGAAATAAAAGCCGACGAGGATGCTATCGGGTTTTCCGAGTTCGGCCTCCGCAGACGAAACGAGCAGCGCCTTGAATCCCCACGATCCGAACTGCCGCAGCTCGTCCTTGCCGGTCGGCTTAAAATAAGTGAAGGAAAGTCCGGCCGCGGGGAGGTTGTCTTTTTTGTTCTCGTCAATGAAACGCCACTTCAGGGAAACATCGACGTCCTGGAGGGTCCGTTCCTCCATTCCGACGACATTCACGAACAGATAATCCGCGCGGGCCGACAACTCCAGGCGTTCGAGAAGGCCGACGGTGACCGTGGGCATCAATTCGTTTAACGTGAGGTCCGGATTGTCGCTCTGCTCGTTCGCGAGGCTGAGCCCTATTTCAATTTGTCCCGGAGCCAACGTGTCGGCCGATTGGGTAAAAAGGAGTCCGCTCGGTCCGAATACCGTGGGAGAGATTTTTACAAACTCGGTATGATGGTCTGCCCAGGCGGTCGTGGATGAAGAATAAAAAGCAAGGAGCGACAGGAACAAAAAAAAGCGACGCATAGGTTCCCCCTCAAACGCGGTTGATATCATCGATCATCATCCTGATGAGGAGTATATCCAAGGGTCCGAAAACGGTCAAGGAAGCGCGGCTCTTATTATCCCATCTTGGTGTGGGGAATGTCGAAGGATCCACGTCGACTCGACTCATGAGCGACGTCCCGATCCGGTGATGCGACTATGGCGCTTTCAGCAGCGGGGGGAGGGTCGGGCGGGGCGGCGGGGTTTCTTTCGAGAAGCGCTCGGTCGGGCGGAGTCCATATAAAGTTTGGAGCGGTTCGGAAAGCCAGACGGGGCGGACCTGTTTGGAGGGGACATCGACCTCCCACCACCATCCCCGTAGGACGCCAGTTCGTTCGTCTTCCAGGGTCGCCATCGTATAACTGGCGAGATAGACCCCGTCTCTCCATTCGGTGTACCAGCCGTAGACGCAGAGGGTCTTCCCCGGCTTCCAGCATTCATCCCGTTCCCGATAGACGGTCGTCTCGGCAGGGAAGTCGCGGGTTCCTTCGTCGAGCATCGCTTGATAATCGGCCCGGATCAAATCGAGCGCCACAAACGAGGAAGGGGTCAGTACGCCGGTGGGAAAAATAAAGGTGAGCGCGAGGCCGCAGACGAAGATTCCCATGAGGAGCAGGATGAGCGGGGAAAGAAGCCGTTTCGGCCAGGAGGATGGTTTGCGTTTTCCCTCCGGAGGCTGCATGTCCGGAACCTTTCGGGGATGAGTGATGAGAGGTCTCTCTTGTGTTCTTGTGCGGGTCAGCCGCTCGACTTTCGTATGACCTCGGAGGATATATTTAGTCTTTCCGGATACTTTCCGCCTTCCGGCAATTCACACAGAGAGGCTCATCTCTTTTAAAAGCCCGCCACCCCTGAAACCAACCGTGCAGATGACGATTGCAGAGGAGACGCCGGCATCGGCTGCAAATCCCGCCGGCGGCCGTGTCGAATTGCCTGCGGCATTCGTCGCATTCCATTAGGGTGAATGAGCTCGATCCCGACCTGTTCTTCATGTAATGGTGGGTGCCTGTGAAGGAGCAATAATCAACAATGCGCCTGGAGCGGCCGCTCCGGTGTCGGATAGGATCTTACGCTTTTGTAATGCGGTTTACAATTATTTCCTTAAACGTCATACAAGGACGATCAAGGCAATCGAATGGTCCCGGTTTGGATTATGCGGCGGCCTTCCTCCGGGCCGCCTCCCCGAGAAACGCCAGCAGGTCGCTGTTGACCTTTTCCGCATGGGTCCAGTTGATGCCGTGCGGTCCCCCTTCCACCGTGATCAGCCTGCTTCCCTTGACAATCTCACGTATGCGCTTTCCGGTGGCGGGGAAAGGGCAGATCCGGTCGGCATCGCCGTGGATCACCAGCGTCGGGATGTCGATCCGTTTCAGGTCGTTTCGGAAGTCGGTCGACGAAAACGCAGTAACGCAATCGAGCGTCCCTTTGGGAGAGGCCTCCGCGGCGACGATCCAGCTGAGGTGGACCGCCTCATCGCTCACCTTCTCCCCTTTCAAGAGATCGACGTTATAGAAATCGGAGAGGAATTTGGAGAGAAGCGCCGGCCGGTCTGCAACGATCGCCTTTTTGATTCCGTCGAAGACGCTGCCGTCGATCCCATCCGGATTGTCGGTGGTCATGAGCATATAGGGTGGAATCGCCGCCATGAAGACCGCTTTGCTCACCCGTCCGGATCCGTGGACGCCGAGATAGCGGGCGACCTCGCCGCCCCCCATGGAGAAGCCGACCAGAGCGATGTCCCGCAGATCGAGCTTTGTAATCAGCTTGTGGAGGTCCTCGGCCATCGTGTCGTAATCGTAGCCGAACGTTGGCTGACTCGACTTTCCGAAGCCCCGGCGGTCATACGTGATGACCCGGCAGCCCGCATCGAGCAGGGCCGGCACCTGCTTCTCCCAGGAGTCGCCGCTCAGCGGCCAGCCATGAACCAGCACCACCGGCCTGCCCGAACCGTGGTCTTCGTAATAGAGATCGATGTTGCCCGAGTTTTCCCTGTCGACGGTGATGTACGGCATCTGAGACCTCCTGTGTGTTCGTCTGCAAGTCGTTATTATATAAGTGGGGTCATCTTACCCTTCCGTGAGGAATTTAATCTGTAAGGGGAATGACGCTGTTTCCGATTCAGAATAAAAAGCAAGGTGCGGGGCGGCCGTTGACAGTCGAAAAAAAGATCGTTATTGTCACCTTGCCGAGGGATCGAGGCGCAGCCGGAAAAGCAGGTAGATCATCAAGAGAAAGGAGAGAGACCTTATGTCAAACGAAAAGAAAATCTCCTTGGTTCGGGTGCTGATCGCCCTTGCCTGGGCCGACGGCGAGATCAGCCACGACGAGCTGAATTTTCTGAAGGACTTTATGTTCAAGTTCGATTTGACCGGAGACGAATGGGCCAAGATCGAGATGTATATGGAAGACCCGGTCACCCAGGAGGAGGCGGAGTTGCTGATTCACGATTTCGTTCAGCACCTCGGCGGCGCCCGGGAGCGCCAACAGGTGATCGAGGCGCTTCAAAAGATGACGGCGGCGGACGGCGTGACCACCCCCGAGGAGAAGGCTTTCCTGGAGCGGTTTTCCGGCATCATCAATGAAGCGGGGCCGGCTCCCGCCTTGTTCGGGCGCATCCGGGGGCTTTTTCAGGAGACGGTCTTCAAACCGGCGCGCCGCTCGAAGCGGAGCGAGGAGCTGCATGAGTTTCTCAACAATCGGATTTTGTTTAAAGTGCGGCGGAAGCTGGAGCGGGATAAGCTCTCGATCGAGGCCGATCCGGAGGCGCTGACCTATGCGTCGCTCTTCGGCGGGCTGCTCGCCCACGTGGCGTCGCTCCACCAGCCGCTCACCGACACCCAGATGGCCGTTTTAAAAAAACATCTGAAAGAGATCGCCGGATTCGACAGTGAAGGGACGGCGGTGATCGAGTCGGTCATCCGGGAGGCGGCCGGGAGCCTCGACCGGTTCCGGCTGACCCGGGAATTTTACGAGAAGAGCACCCCGGCGCAGCGGATTCAGCTGATCGAGTGTCTTTTCGATATCGCCGGGGTCGATACCGATCTGACCCATTCCGAGGTGGAGGAGGTCCGCGCGATCGCATACGGATTGAGGCTGACCCATTCGGACTTCATCAACGCCAAGGTGAAACATCTGCGGGAGAGCGAAAAAAAGACCAATTAGGAATTACGAATGAGGAATCAAAATAAAAAGTCGTTGTGAGAAAAATTGTAAATGAAGGAAGAAAATTTGAACGAAGAATCCGATCCCATTTCCCCTTCCCGCCGCTCGTTCATCCAAATGGCCGGGGCGCTGCTTCCGATCTTCATCGCCAACCCGTTCAACCTCTTTCGCTCGTTCACTTCCCCCGACGGCGAGCTGCGGCCGGTCCCGCGTCCCAAACCGAACCGGTTCGTTCAGGACGGAAAGGCGTTGGTCTCCGTCGTCGGCGGGGAAACGATCGACCGGATGGTCCGGGAGGCGGTTGATCTGATCGGCGGGATCGGGCGGCTCGATCTGAAAGGGAAGACCGTTCTGTTGAAACCGAACGTCGTCTCGCACAACCCGCCGCCGGCGACGACGAACCCGGAGGTCGTCCGGAGCGTGGTGAAGCTCCTTTATGAGGGGGGGGCCGGCAAGGTGATCGTCGGCGACATGTCGGGGGTGATCCGGCTGCCGACCCGGAAGAATCTGAAAGAGACCGGGATCGAGGCCGCGGCGCGGGAGGCGGGGGCGGAGGTGATCGACTTCGACGACGCCGAGTGGATCGAGGTGAAGCCGCCGCAGGCGCAGTTGAGCGGGAAGATTTACGTCGCCCGGCCGGTTTATGAGGCCGATCTTCTCGTCAACGTCCCGGTGGTGAAGACCCATCAGAGCGCGACCTACTCGATCTGCCTCAAAAACCTGGTCGGGGTGACCCACCCCCGGAACCGCCCCTATCGGGTGAACCCCGCCCGCTGGGAGGAGGTGGTGGCGGAGATGAATTTGGCGGCCCATCCCGACCTAAACATCGTCGATGCCACGACGATCATGGTCGCCGGCGGCCCGCAAGAGGGGCCGGCGGAGAAGACGAACATGATCTTCGCCAGCGGCGATCGGATCGCGGCCGACGTTGTCGGGCTCGGATTGATTAAACACTTCAACCGCTGGAAAGGGGTCGCTGAGATCAGCGTCTGGGCGCAGCGGCAGATCCGCTACGCGCAGACGATCGGGCTGGGGGTGAAGGAGGCCGCGTCGATGAAGATGATCGCGAAGCGGCTCGAAGGGGACGAGGCGGTTTTCTCGGCATTGATCGCGAAGATCGAATCGGCTCTCGCCGAGGGGCCCGAGGGGGGATCATAAAAAAGAGCATCCTGTTGTTAGGACGATTGCCGCTTGCTTAAGACGTTCATCAGCAGCGGGAGGGTGGTGGCCGCGCCGACCAGCAGAAGGGTCCATCCGATCGCCTTCCGTTGGCTCAAATTAAATCGGTCGGCGAGCAACAACGCTACTCCCGCGCCGAGGAGGGCGCGTGTTCCGCTGATCAGTCCGATTTCGGGGAGCGTCAGCGCCGCTGTTTTTGCCATTTCGCTTCCTTTTGCCATTGAGAGGATGTTCTTCATGCGGTCTCCTTGCCTGAGAAATTCTCTTATGCTGTTCCTTTTCTTCCTACTTTAAACCTCCATCGTCTGGACAACAAGGGTCTGGCTTACATTTCAGGCAATGGGGCTCCGCCCCACGCCCCAAATAAAGGGTAGGCCGGTTATTAGCGGTCGCGCGCTTTTTCGTAGGTTTCCAAGAACTTTTCCACCGACACACTCGCGACGATTTCGCCGATCACTTCCAGCGGCAGGTTCTCGATCCGCATGAAGCGGATGCACGACTTTCCCATGTCGAGGTGCTTGCGGGAGAGTTTATAGGCGGCTTGCAGCTTCGCCCCCAGCTTGGCGTCCTGAAAGATGCTGGTCAGGTAGAGGGAATAGTACCCTTTCTGCGCCGCGATGCCGGCATAGAGAAGGGGCTGTCCGTTGTAGGTTTTGGGATAACGCTCCAGCGGGACCTGATAGGAGATCATTCCCCAGTTCATCACTTCTTCATAACCCTCGGGAAGCGCTTCCAGGATCACGCTTCTGACTTTCATTACAATCGCCCGGCGGTCCGCCGGAAGTTCACTGAGGTATTCTTCTATCGTTTTTGCCTGACTTGAAACCATTCTTGCCCACTCCTATCAAATTCTCATTGAGGGTGATTCCATTTCCATCGACGCAACGCCCCGACCCTCGGCAGGGCGATGAGCTTTCTTTGCCGTTGTCGTCGCTGTCATTGATTGTCCAACCTTATCGTTGCACCGCTTCTTGTCTGATTTTTAATAACTTCTGCCAGAAGAGATATTCGGTCTCCAGGAGACGGCCGATGTACCGTTCGTTCCGCGCCACCTTCAGGTGAAGCTCCGGCCTCCCCGGCAGATAGCAGTAGAAGTCGATCGATTGAAGCGGGATGACGGCGAGGATGTGCTGCAATTGGCCATAGTAGTAACCGGGGACATCCCCGGAGGCCGCCACCTTGCGATACACACTCTCTCCGCATTTTATCTCCACCACCGCCGTTCCGTTCGCCGCCACACCGTCGACGCTCGCCCTCAGCCACTCCTGTTTCACGCTTTGCAGGCAGGCCGGTGTGAAGGCGACCCCCACCTTGGTTTCGTAGCGTTTTCTCGCCTCCGGCTCCAGCGCGTTCCCTCTTGCCATCGCCGCATTGGGGCGGGTGTTTTCCCCGTTGCATTTTTCCTGCAGCAGGTCGTCGGCGCTCTTCCAGGGATTCTCCCCCATGATCGTCGGCGCATCGGAGGCTCCGATTCCTTGACGGCGCCATTCCAGCCACTCCGGGGTCCCTTGTTGAAGATGGATGGTCACGTACGGCATGCAGCGGCTCCTCTAAACAAAAAATGGGTGAGAGTACGTTTGGGCTGATTGCGCGGCCACTGCCCTCCATTGTACTCTTACCCATCCTTTTTTCCTATGACTACTTTCTAAAGCGTCTTCTTCCTTAGGTAGCCGCCTTCTTTGCAAAAGAATGTCCTCTGTCATCCGAACCCTCATTCGCGGTTATTTAGAATGAAGAAGATGAAAAAGGCGGATGCAAAAGCGATCAGCACGAGGAGCCTTGCCCAATGAATGACCCGCTTCTCCTCTTCTCCGGAGATCACGCCGAATCCTTTTCCTCCGGTGTAGCGCAGAACGAGGACGAGGAGGCCGAAAAGAAAAAGCAGAGCCACATCGAGCGCGAAGTGCTTCATGGGTTGCTAATGTATCCTTTTTTATTCCAGTAGGCTACTTCTTCTCTGTCGGAAACTTTAGGCCGATATTACCTGGATTTGATTGGCCGAGTTCCGGTGGGATATCATCTTGAGTGAATGGGAGGCCATCTTTGCCAACGCTGAAAAGATAATAAGCCGTTTCCTGATCAAGAAGCTCATAATGAAAAGGTTTTAGATTGTCTTTTGTGCTTATCATAGGATCATTTATACCAATCGTTTGGTTAGGTAGCATAGACTGTCTTAGGGTCTCAAGAGATTCCGGGTACTTTCCATTCTGAAGTTTGTAGAACTCAATTGCCTGGACTAAAGAGTTAAGATGCATTCTGGCAAAAGTCTGATTGACGTCTTTAAATGAGTTCGAGGTGAAACTGAGATAAATGAGTATTCCATACGGTAAGATGGTACACAAGAATGTACCGCCAAAACCGATAAGGGCGACCCTCCTCCCTCCTCTCTTTTTCATAGTAAGGCCCCAGACAATTGCAATGAGACCACACAAGGCTCCGAGCAGAGGAATGAACGAAGCAAAGGCAACAACATATGGTCCTCTTCCTATTTTTTCTTCAGTATCTTGGGCAGGTTGTTGGGTCGGTACCACTACGCCAAGCGGTTGCTCCACGTTCTCAGTATTTATTGAGGCGAGTCTCATATATTTTTGGAGATTATAGTAGTATACGGTTAAAGCAATAATTGGAAAGGAATATCTCAGGGCATCTTGAGATCCTGGTAGTTCGATTTTCAGAAGTTCGATTGCGGCGTTTAAAAAGGACAAGTAATAAACTAAATAGGCAATTCCATAGATAAGCACGATGAGTGGAACGCTTAGGCAAAGATAACGCTCCAAGAAAAATTTCCCATCACCCTCCTGATTTGCCCGAAATGAAATGTTCAGCCCTACGAGGGTAACGCAGATATAGGCGAAGATGAAAAAAAGGTGTAGAGATGTATAGGGACCTCTGACAACTGAACCCGAACCGACAATCATATGAATGATGGCCGATGTGACGACGTAGTTAAACTTCTGGCGCTCGGATAGCTTTCCAGCCTGGAGATCAGTTGCGAGTTTTGCCGGATTCCAAAGATTCATGCGTATTCCTGAAACCAAACCACCCGCCTTTCCTCTTCTCCGGAGATCCCGCCGAATCCTTTTCCCCCGGTGTAGCGCAGAACGAGGACGAGGAGGCCGAAGAGAAAAAGGAGAGCGATGTCGAGCACGAAGGGCTTCACCTTACCCAAACGGCAAGGTACAACATTCTTCCAACCGCCGTATTTCTATGCTGCGTCATCCGGACCATCGGATTCTGAGGGTCGGCCGATCGCGTCGGTAAAGATCGGCGGTTGAGGTGAGGAAGCGCGCATTGCAACGGCCGGCGGCGGTTGGTTGCGGCCCCCGCCGAGACGATAATGGTACTCCGCTTTTTTTCCGAAACGCGTTTTCTTTTTGCGGTTGCCGACGCGCTCGTAGTGTTGGGCCATCCGCGCGTACCGGTCTGCAAGGTAGAGATGCAATTCGGGATTGAGGTTGCGCCGTCCCGTCGGATCGACCACCCAGCGAAGGAGGTGGATCCAGGCCACATCAAATCGTAGTTGCCAGATTGTTGTTTCCATCGCTC contains:
- a CDS encoding DUF4157 domain-containing protein; this encodes MRIFTQKQKQPLRRTSNDLRSQYPSQHPHSLLQLQRTLGNQSTQRLQTKLKISTPGDKHEQEADRMAAQVMRMPESKKASPCSCGGECAPCRTKQAGQADLQTQRAETADATQSTVPPIVHEALRTPGHPLDSGTRAFFEPRFGYDLSPVRVHTDRKAVTSARAVDALAYTVGRDVVFAEGEYAPHTSQGKKLLAHELTHVVQQGGAAPTLQRQAGGGGAAAPAPRYSVTTSSGCNTAPYNKAAVEAAAQAAFNQVHTSNCVKTKSLKENILDEFNGLTIKCNQGTGNPCGRANRFFSSTVNLYPDAMNAICGPLESTILHEVIHLTEWAPFGHGPLAAGCEKSCFGFGSGDAAKCTYDTGYVPVLSASIGKAFPEEGASTTYARLYLGLEKRGPVLSFVHPSLGIGVGLIGETTGEAGAASAGSTTLVSLLGGLRFDPSKPGGGYLSFFGGPALALGSGKEKIGYEAGAALGYRWRWLDFSVNAGRTYDPTREAGMDRLFTVGATLQIGPSVPR
- a CDS encoding alpha/beta hydrolase — protein: MPYITVDRENSGNIDLYYEDHGSGRPVVLVHGWPLSGDSWEKQVPALLDAGCRVITYDRRGFGKSSQPTFGYDYDTMAEDLHKLITKLDLRDIALVGFSMGGGEVARYLGVHGSGRVSKAVFMAAIPPYMLMTTDNPDGIDGSVFDGIKKAIVADRPALLSKFLSDFYNVDLLKGEKVSDEAVHLSWIVAAEASPKGTLDCVTAFSSTDFRNDLKRIDIPTLVIHGDADRICPFPATGKRIREIVKGSRLITVEGGPHGINWTHAEKVNSDLLAFLGEAARRKAAA
- a CDS encoding TerB family tellurite resistance protein, encoding MSNEKKISLVRVLIALAWADGEISHDELNFLKDFMFKFDLTGDEWAKIEMYMEDPVTQEEAELLIHDFVQHLGGARERQQVIEALQKMTAADGVTTPEEKAFLERFSGIINEAGPAPALFGRIRGLFQETVFKPARRSKRSEELHEFLNNRILFKVRRKLERDKLSIEADPEALTYASLFGGLLAHVASLHQPLTDTQMAVLKKHLKEIAGFDSEGTAVIESVIREAAGSLDRFRLTREFYEKSTPAQRIQLIECLFDIAGVDTDLTHSEVEEVRAIAYGLRLTHSDFINAKVKHLRESEKKTN
- a CDS encoding DUF362 domain-containing protein → MNEESDPISPSRRSFIQMAGALLPIFIANPFNLFRSFTSPDGELRPVPRPKPNRFVQDGKALVSVVGGETIDRMVREAVDLIGGIGRLDLKGKTVLLKPNVVSHNPPPATTNPEVVRSVVKLLYEGGAGKVIVGDMSGVIRLPTRKNLKETGIEAAAREAGAEVIDFDDAEWIEVKPPQAQLSGKIYVARPVYEADLLVNVPVVKTHQSATYSICLKNLVGVTHPRNRPYRVNPARWEEVVAEMNLAAHPDLNIVDATTIMVAGGPQEGPAEKTNMIFASGDRIAADVVGLGLIKHFNRWKGVAEISVWAQRQIRYAQTIGLGVKEAASMKMIAKRLEGDEAVFSALIAKIESALAEGPEGGS
- a CDS encoding DUF1801 domain-containing protein; the protein is MKVRSVILEALPEGYEEVMNWGMISYQVPLERYPKTYNGQPLLYAGIAAQKGYYSLYLTSIFQDAKLGAKLQAAYKLSRKHLDMGKSCIRFMRIENLPLEVIGEIVASVSVEKFLETYEKARDR
- a CDS encoding YqaJ viral recombinase family protein — translated: MPYVTIHLQQGTPEWLEWRRQGIGASDAPTIMGENPWKSADDLLQEKCNGENTRPNAAMARGNALEPEARKRYETKVGVAFTPACLQSVKQEWLRASVDGVAANGTAVVEIKCGESVYRKVAASGDVPGYYYGQLQHILAVIPLQSIDFYCYLPGRPELHLKVARNERYIGRLLETEYLFWQKLLKIRQEAVQR
- a CDS encoding type II secretion system protein GspG; its protein translation is MNLWNPAKLATDLQAGKLSERQKFNYVVTSAIIHMIVGSGSVVRGPYTSLHLFFIFAYICVTLVGLNISFRANQEGDGKFFLERYLCLSVPLIVLIYGIAYLVYYLSFLNAAIELLKIELPGSQDALRYSFPIIALTVYYYNLQKYMRLASINTENVEQPLGVVVPTQQPAQDTEEKIGRGPYVVAFASFIPLLGALCGLIAIVWGLTMKKRGGRRVALIGFGGTFLCTILPYGILIYLSFTSNSFKDVNQTFARMHLNSLVQAIEFYKLQNGKYPESLETLRQSMLPNQTIGINDPMISTKDNLKPFHYELLDQETAYYLFSVGKDGLPFTQDDIPPELGQSNPGNIGLKFPTEKK